A single region of the Pseudomonas solani genome encodes:
- a CDS encoding xanthine dehydrogenase family protein molybdopterin-binding subunit — protein sequence MSNRELSRRAFLQGSVIAGIGITLAPLGSKAFAALFEDKVTASPQPWYTPGGQARARIDGVSKACGAKVFARDIRAKDMPGWPQRQGHALLIKATRADQLYAGLDLSMLGDELQPDRLVTAADLARDGIGFPEGHNLDPFLPEGQVPMFIGHPVAMAIWTDFDRYRRAKNILKFNEKVVRYGAKAELYQADPYGSFRFVRVGGETAFEPDVFSSLKDSMLFPIIRQRKPVWSQQAKINGDLTQQGLYYAERMEQQLKAPPEDWLVFDERFTTQSIEPAALEADNGNGWYDAESGTLHFVVATQCPFEVAEQTAHMLAPSRFKVAKLNLHPGYTVGYGSKDNNIFVFYAALAAMYGEGVPVRLANDRYEQFQSGIKRHPFDMHYQLAVNKQDHSFQIFRAHMDVDGGGRANYSSSVAAVGATAAQSIYYLPQSDLAATAYHSRGVEAGSMRGYGTLQTMAATEMMVDEVAGRLGLDAIELRRKNVFKTGMKNTQGAIPAGALRLDEILDKAAQHEIWRTRAERKQRFDAEDPDNLYGVGFAMCQKDFGTGSEAPLASLEITADGRVLLRHVAIDMGTGMATSQALLAADHLGQPAHEIKTGETDWHELGLVTSGNPYIISQADQDAALKNPRWVGKLASPSSATNSAYYSGHATREAARILFNFGLWPAALSIWGRGEYNGSLNPYVVRREDAHWKDGALSAGGMPPIPFELLAKKAHDLGLVTGASVHGFNRWKWASAEFEINGVRESLPLDAVAVKYGAGADAGKRALMTRNGYHLLDRVSVSYPETQLNNAMVTYYSPVATLVEIKVNKGSGQATVINHHSWMECGRVIVPELVLGQLEGGIAMGIGHALMEEMPLYEGGPGEGTWNFNRYQLPRAKDVAVWSQTAEILPPLSPSDPAKGIAEVVMIPVVGAIVNAVAHATGKRLRDLPLTPARIKEALHG from the coding sequence ATGTCCAACCGTGAGTTATCCCGACGCGCCTTCTTGCAGGGCAGTGTCATCGCAGGTATCGGCATCACGCTGGCACCACTGGGCAGCAAGGCCTTTGCTGCATTGTTCGAGGACAAGGTCACCGCCTCGCCGCAGCCCTGGTATACGCCCGGTGGCCAGGCACGAGCGCGCATCGACGGCGTTTCCAAGGCCTGCGGGGCCAAGGTCTTCGCCCGTGACATTCGCGCCAAGGACATGCCCGGCTGGCCCCAGCGCCAGGGCCATGCGCTGCTGATCAAGGCGACCCGCGCCGACCAGCTCTACGCCGGCCTCGACCTGTCCATGCTCGGCGACGAGCTGCAGCCCGATCGCCTGGTCACCGCGGCGGACCTCGCCCGTGACGGCATCGGCTTCCCCGAAGGCCACAACCTCGATCCCTTCCTGCCGGAAGGCCAGGTGCCGATGTTCATCGGCCACCCGGTGGCGATGGCCATCTGGACCGACTTCGACCGCTACCGCCGGGCCAAGAACATCCTCAAGTTCAACGAGAAGGTGGTGCGCTACGGCGCCAAGGCCGAGCTGTACCAGGCCGACCCCTACGGCAGCTTCCGCTTCGTGCGGGTGGGCGGCGAGACGGCTTTCGAGCCGGACGTGTTCTCCAGCCTCAAGGACAGCATGCTGTTCCCCATCATCCGCCAGCGCAAACCGGTGTGGAGCCAGCAGGCCAAGATCAACGGCGACCTGACCCAGCAGGGCCTCTATTACGCCGAACGCATGGAGCAGCAGCTCAAGGCGCCGCCGGAAGACTGGCTGGTGTTCGACGAGCGCTTCACCACCCAGTCCATCGAACCGGCGGCCCTGGAAGCCGACAACGGCAATGGCTGGTATGACGCCGAGAGCGGCACCCTGCACTTCGTGGTCGCCACCCAGTGCCCCTTCGAGGTGGCCGAGCAGACCGCGCACATGCTGGCGCCGTCGCGCTTCAAGGTGGCCAAGCTCAACCTGCACCCGGGCTACACCGTGGGCTACGGCTCCAAGGACAACAACATCTTCGTCTTCTACGCCGCGCTCGCCGCGATGTACGGCGAAGGCGTGCCGGTGCGCCTGGCCAACGACCGCTACGAGCAGTTCCAGAGCGGCATCAAGCGCCACCCCTTCGACATGCATTACCAACTGGCGGTGAACAAGCAGGACCACAGCTTCCAGATCTTCCGCGCGCACATGGACGTCGACGGCGGCGGCCGCGCCAACTACAGCTCCTCGGTGGCGGCGGTCGGCGCCACGGCGGCGCAGTCCATCTACTACCTGCCGCAGAGCGACCTGGCCGCCACCGCGTACCATTCGCGCGGCGTCGAGGCCGGCTCCATGCGCGGCTACGGCACCCTGCAGACCATGGCCGCCACCGAGATGATGGTGGACGAGGTGGCCGGCCGCCTGGGCCTGGACGCCATCGAGCTGCGCAGGAAGAACGTGTTCAAGACCGGCATGAAGAACACCCAGGGTGCGATTCCCGCCGGTGCCCTGCGCCTCGACGAGATCCTCGACAAGGCCGCCCAGCATGAAATCTGGCGCACCCGCGCGGAGCGCAAGCAGCGCTTCGACGCCGAGGACCCGGACAACCTCTACGGCGTCGGCTTCGCCATGTGCCAGAAGGACTTCGGCACCGGCTCCGAGGCGCCCCTGGCGAGCCTGGAGATCACCGCCGACGGGCGCGTGCTGCTGCGCCACGTGGCCATCGACATGGGCACCGGCATGGCCACCTCCCAGGCACTGCTGGCTGCCGACCACCTGGGCCAGCCGGCCCACGAGATCAAGACCGGGGAGACCGACTGGCACGAGCTGGGCCTGGTCACCAGCGGTAACCCCTACATCATCAGCCAGGCCGACCAGGACGCCGCGCTGAAGAACCCGCGCTGGGTGGGCAAGCTGGCGTCGCCGTCCTCGGCCACCAACTCCGCCTACTACTCCGGCCACGCCACCCGCGAGGCGGCGCGCATCCTCTTCAACTTCGGCCTGTGGCCGGCGGCGCTGAGCATCTGGGGCCGTGGCGAGTACAACGGCTCGCTCAACCCCTACGTGGTGCGCCGCGAAGACGCCCACTGGAAGGATGGCGCCCTGAGCGCCGGCGGCATGCCGCCGATCCCCTTCGAGCTGCTGGCGAAGAAGGCCCATGACCTGGGCCTGGTCACCGGTGCCAGCGTGCACGGCTTCAACCGCTGGAAGTGGGCCTCGGCCGAGTTCGAGATCAACGGCGTGCGCGAGAGCCTGCCGCTGGACGCGGTGGCGGTGAAGTACGGCGCCGGTGCCGACGCCGGCAAGCGCGCCCTGATGACCCGCAACGGCTACCACCTGCTGGACCGCGTCTCGGTCAGCTACCCGGAAACCCAGCTCAATAACGCCATGGTCACCTACTACAGCCCGGTGGCCACCCTGGTGGAGATCAAGGTCAACAAAGGCAGCGGCCAGGCCACCGTGATCAACCACCATTCCTGGATGGAGTGCGGCCGGGTGATCGTCCCCGAGCTGGTGCTCGGCCAGCTGGAAGGCGGCATCGCCATGGGCATCGGCCACGCGCTGATGGAGGAAATGCCGCTCTACGAAGGGGGCCCGGGCGAGGGCACCTGGAACTTCAACCGCTACCAGCTGCCCCGGGCGAAGGACGTCGCCGTGTGGTCGCAGACGGCGGAGATCTTGCCGCCGCTGTCGCCCAGCGACCCGGCCAAGGGCATCGCCGAAGTGGTGATGATCCCCGTGGTCGGCGCCATCGTGAACGCCGTGGCCCACGCCACCGGCAAGCGCCTGCGCGACCTTCCCCTGACTCCGGCCCGCATCAAGGAGGCCCTCCATGGCTAA
- a CDS encoding (2Fe-2S)-binding protein, with the protein MANRALSMNINGQAVGPIEVADDLMMIDFLHEYLNLTGSRLGCGQGVCHACVAILDKPDGTSEEIRTCITGAHFFAGKKVRTVEGHAQLDDKGEVKSLNPIQQKFVDQFAFQCSYCTPGYVNAATVLVEKLQRQPIKRSELEGEIDNALGKHICRCTGYVRYYNAARDVVEELGLVKEG; encoded by the coding sequence ATGGCTAACCGCGCGCTCAGCATGAACATCAACGGCCAGGCCGTCGGCCCCATCGAGGTGGCGGACGACCTGATGATGATCGACTTCCTCCACGAGTACCTGAACCTCACCGGCTCGCGCCTGGGCTGCGGCCAGGGCGTGTGCCACGCCTGCGTGGCCATCCTCGACAAGCCCGACGGCACCAGCGAGGAAATCCGCACCTGCATCACCGGCGCGCATTTCTTCGCCGGCAAGAAGGTGCGCACGGTGGAGGGCCACGCCCAGCTCGACGACAAGGGCGAGGTGAAGAGCCTCAACCCCATCCAGCAGAAGTTCGTCGACCAGTTCGCCTTCCAGTGCAGCTACTGCACCCCCGGCTACGTCAACGCCGCCACCGTGCTGGTGGAGAAGCTGCAGCGCCAGCCGATCAAGCGCAGCGAGCTGGAGGGTGAGATCGACAACGCCCTGGGCAAGCACATCTGCCGTTGCACCGGTTACGTCCGCTACTACAACGCCGCGCGCGATGTGGTCGAGGAACTGGGTCTGGTGAAGGAAGGCTGA
- a CDS encoding cytochrome c, protein MKALLIAAGLLLPLAATAAPEAPADKALIERGRYISRAADCVACHSIEGSAPYAGGLPLESPFGTIYGTNISPDKEHGIGNYTADDLYRALTQGEKPDGSKLYPAMPYTSYHLITREDSDALYAYLMSREPIPKASPQTSLTFPFNLRFGLAFWNMLYKNRVQMQPAEGKSEAWQRGQYLVEALGHCGECHTPRNALGALQQDQRMEGGVLLGYLAPSLKAEALAARGWTTDDLATFLKHGISGQGSVFNEMYPVLHHSLQYLPEVDHQAMAVFLMGDQPPAPATIATRPLAELTASGQAGRQEYLNLCAGCHGAEGQGIPHVAVAMAGNTTLRQEDSRNLLRVIDDGIREQQFTGFERMQPMPGFLHDLDDARMRDLLNYLRQTWGGSPGDIGMESVSQLRSEKVH, encoded by the coding sequence ATGAAAGCACTGCTGATCGCCGCCGGGCTGCTCCTGCCCCTGGCCGCCACCGCCGCGCCCGAAGCGCCCGCCGACAAGGCCCTGATCGAGCGCGGCCGCTACATCTCCCGCGCCGCCGACTGCGTGGCCTGCCACAGCATCGAGGGCAGCGCCCCCTATGCCGGCGGCCTGCCCCTGGAGTCGCCGTTCGGCACCATCTATGGCACCAACATCAGCCCGGACAAGGAGCACGGCATCGGCAACTACACCGCCGATGACCTCTACCGCGCGCTGACCCAGGGCGAGAAGCCCGACGGCAGCAAGCTCTACCCGGCGATGCCCTACACCTCCTACCACCTCATCACCCGGGAGGACTCCGATGCCCTCTACGCCTACCTGATGAGCCGCGAGCCGATCCCCAAGGCGAGCCCGCAGACCAGCCTGACCTTCCCGTTCAACCTGCGCTTCGGCCTGGCCTTCTGGAACATGCTCTACAAGAACCGCGTGCAGATGCAGCCGGCGGAAGGCAAGAGCGAGGCCTGGCAGCGTGGCCAGTACCTGGTGGAAGCCCTCGGCCACTGCGGCGAATGCCACACCCCGCGCAACGCGCTCGGTGCCCTGCAGCAGGACCAGCGCATGGAAGGCGGTGTGCTCCTGGGCTACCTGGCGCCGAGCCTGAAGGCCGAGGCGCTGGCCGCCCGTGGCTGGACCACCGACGACCTGGCGACCTTCCTCAAGCACGGCATCAGCGGCCAGGGCTCGGTGTTCAACGAGATGTACCCGGTGCTGCACCACAGCCTGCAATACCTGCCGGAGGTGGATCACCAGGCCATGGCGGTGTTCCTCATGGGTGACCAGCCGCCGGCGCCGGCGACCATCGCCACCCGCCCGCTGGCCGAGCTCACCGCCAGCGGCCAGGCCGGTCGCCAGGAGTACCTGAACCTCTGCGCCGGCTGCCATGGTGCTGAGGGGCAGGGCATCCCCCACGTGGCGGTGGCCATGGCCGGCAACACCACCCTGCGCCAGGAGGATTCGCGCAACCTGCTGCGGGTGATCGACGATGGCATCCGCGAGCAGCAGTTCACCGGCTTCGAACGCATGCAGCCTATGCCGGGATTCCTGCATGATCTTGATGACGCGCGGATGCGCGATCTGCTCAACTACCTGCGCCAGACCTGGGGAGGATCGCCCGGGGACATCGGTATGGAGAGCGTCTCCCAACTGCGAAGCGAAAAGGTTCACTGA
- a CDS encoding XdhC family protein codes for MQHLDLIVVRKALEWSRAGQRVWLCTVLSTYGSAPRAPGSLLAANEAGQWVGSLSGGCVEDDFLERVAEGAFPEPLALVRYGDGSDERSKISLPCGGVLDVLVENLPADCEVQAHLRELESALAGQRRLLREIRIDGGTRTLLEDREQGARVERNEQVIRLRVGAAQRLLLAGYSSVAQVCAEFAQPLGFEVVLCDPREEVLEGVELPGVEVRRELPSEVIRNGGCHADTAVVALTHDPRIDDLAMIEAVRTEAFYIGVMGSMATSTKRRERLRRVGGLSETEIDRIIAPIGLNLGSKTPAEIALAVLADILRVRNAIPRERV; via the coding sequence ATGCAACACCTCGACCTCATCGTCGTGCGCAAGGCCCTCGAATGGTCCAGGGCCGGCCAGCGTGTCTGGCTCTGTACCGTGCTTTCCACCTACGGCTCGGCGCCCCGTGCGCCGGGCTCGCTGCTGGCCGCCAACGAGGCGGGGCAGTGGGTGGGGTCGTTGTCCGGTGGTTGCGTCGAGGATGACTTCCTCGAACGTGTCGCCGAAGGCGCATTCCCCGAGCCGCTGGCGCTGGTGCGCTACGGCGACGGCAGCGATGAGCGTTCGAAGATCAGCCTGCCCTGCGGCGGGGTGCTGGACGTGCTGGTGGAGAACCTGCCGGCCGATTGCGAGGTGCAGGCGCACCTGCGCGAGCTGGAAAGCGCCCTGGCCGGCCAGCGCCGGCTGCTGCGGGAGATCCGCATCGACGGCGGCACCCGCACCCTGCTGGAGGACCGCGAGCAGGGCGCCCGGGTGGAGCGTAACGAACAGGTGATCCGCCTGCGCGTCGGTGCTGCCCAGCGCCTGCTGCTGGCGGGCTATTCCTCGGTGGCCCAGGTGTGCGCCGAATTCGCCCAGCCGCTGGGCTTCGAGGTGGTGCTCTGCGACCCCCGCGAGGAGGTGCTCGAGGGCGTCGAGCTGCCGGGCGTCGAGGTGCGCCGCGAGCTGCCCTCCGAAGTGATCCGCAACGGTGGTTGCCACGCCGACACCGCCGTGGTGGCCCTGACCCACGACCCGCGCATCGACGACCTGGCGATGATCGAGGCGGTGCGCACCGAAGCCTTCTACATCGGCGTGATGGGCTCGATGGCCACCAGCACCAAGCGCCGGGAGCGCCTGCGCCGCGTGGGCGGCCTGAGCGAAACCGAGATCGACCGCATCATCGCCCCCATCGGCCTGAACCTGGGCAGCAAGACCCCGGCGGAGATCGCCCTGGCGGTGCTTGCCGACATCCTGCGGGTGCGCAATGCGATACCGCGCGAGCGGGTTTGA
- a CDS encoding nucleotidyltransferase family protein: MALILAAGRGTRFGSDKRQARLADGRTLLAASVARARAVFDEVHVVLRPEDDPAALGLPDDCPVIRCADADLGMGHSLAAGVRGLSTARGRAVAVMLGDMPWLAEATLRQLVAQADAQHILFPLHHGLRGHPVIFGRDFWPELERLQGDEGARAVLAAHREAWLALEVDDPGVVLDVDTPKALDSGHAPRP, from the coding sequence ATCGCCCTGATCCTCGCCGCTGGCCGTGGCACACGCTTCGGCAGCGACAAGCGCCAGGCGCGCCTGGCCGATGGGCGCACCCTGCTGGCGGCCAGCGTGGCGCGGGCGCGGGCGGTGTTCGATGAGGTGCATGTGGTGCTGCGCCCTGAGGACGACCCGGCGGCGCTGGGCCTGCCCGACGATTGCCCCGTAATCCGCTGCGCGGACGCCGACCTGGGCATGGGCCACAGCCTGGCGGCCGGCGTGCGCGGGTTATCCACAGCCCGGGGCAGGGCCGTGGCGGTGATGCTGGGGGACATGCCCTGGCTGGCCGAGGCGACGCTGCGCCAGTTGGTGGCCCAGGCCGATGCGCAGCACATCCTGTTCCCGCTGCACCACGGCCTGCGCGGCCATCCGGTGATCTTCGGGCGCGATTTCTGGCCCGAGCTCGAACGCCTCCAGGGCGACGAAGGTGCCCGTGCGGTGCTCGCCGCCCATCGCGAGGCCTGGTTGGCGCTGGAGGTGGACGACCCCGGCGTGGTGCTGGACGTGGACACGCCCAAGGCCCTTGATTCGGGGCACGCGCCACGGCCGTAG